The Kitasatospora sp. NBC_00374 genome has a segment encoding these proteins:
- a CDS encoding FAD-dependent monooxygenase, translated as MYDVAIVGAGPVGLFLACELGLAGCSVLVLEREPELRSPWKADPLGMRGLSAASVAAFHRRGMLHPLLTASGVADVPGTDSDRDEPQPPRSAGHFAGLMLDPADIDVTALPFRLPGPASEGVMTNLEAVETVLSERAAEVGVEVRRGVTVSGITQDDERVVARAGEHEYTARWLVGCDGGRSAVRGLAGFDFVGSEPRFTGYVVLATVADPEKLRPGFHLTPTGMYLRTPAKDYIGMLDPDGGAFDRSQRPTREHLQTVLRRVSGTDVTLSEVRLVSTFTDRAMQATTYRKGRILLAGDAAHIHSPLGAQGLNLGIGDAMNLGWKLAATVRGHAPGGLLDTYTSERHPIGAGALDWTRAQTAVMTPDAHGQAVQQVIRDLIGTRDGTTYVFTRASGTSNRYDLGSEHPLIGRDAPDLRLEDGTRLADLMQDGRGVVLDLTADRSLHGPATRRKSRIRYAAGPVRNDLGLRAVLVRPDGTVAWATADDPDHTQFEQTADRWFGAADR; from the coding sequence GTGTACGACGTGGCGATCGTGGGGGCCGGCCCGGTGGGACTGTTCCTCGCCTGTGAGCTCGGCCTGGCGGGCTGCTCCGTCCTGGTGCTGGAGCGGGAGCCGGAGCTCCGCTCCCCGTGGAAGGCGGACCCACTCGGGATGCGGGGCCTGTCCGCCGCGTCGGTCGCGGCGTTCCACCGCCGCGGCATGCTGCACCCGCTGCTGACGGCCTCGGGCGTCGCCGACGTCCCCGGTACGGACTCCGACAGGGACGAGCCGCAACCCCCTCGAAGCGCGGGCCACTTCGCCGGCCTGATGCTCGATCCGGCCGACATCGATGTCACCGCCCTGCCGTTCCGGTTGCCCGGCCCGGCGTCCGAGGGCGTGATGACGAACCTCGAAGCGGTCGAGACGGTGCTGTCCGAGCGGGCGGCCGAGGTCGGTGTGGAGGTCAGACGCGGCGTCACGGTCTCGGGCATCACCCAGGACGACGAGAGGGTGGTCGCGCGGGCCGGTGAGCACGAGTACACGGCGCGCTGGCTCGTCGGCTGCGACGGCGGCCGCAGCGCGGTGCGTGGGCTCGCGGGCTTCGACTTCGTCGGCAGCGAACCGCGGTTCACCGGCTACGTCGTGCTCGCCACCGTCGCCGATCCCGAGAAGCTGCGCCCCGGATTCCATCTGACGCCGACGGGCATGTACCTGCGGACGCCGGCGAAGGACTACATCGGCATGCTGGACCCCGACGGCGGCGCCTTCGACCGCTCACAGCGGCCGACCCGCGAACATCTCCAGACGGTTCTACGCCGGGTGTCCGGCACCGACGTGACGCTGAGCGAGGTCCGGCTCGTCTCGACCTTCACCGACCGGGCGATGCAGGCGACGACGTACCGAAAGGGACGGATCCTGCTCGCGGGGGATGCCGCGCACATCCACTCGCCCCTCGGAGCGCAGGGACTCAACCTCGGTATCGGAGACGCGATGAACCTGGGTTGGAAGCTCGCGGCGACCGTACGCGGTCACGCCCCGGGCGGGCTTCTCGACACCTACACCTCGGAGCGCCATCCGATCGGCGCCGGCGCGCTGGACTGGACGCGCGCACAGACCGCGGTCATGACGCCGGACGCGCACGGTCAGGCGGTCCAGCAAGTCATCCGTGACCTCATCGGGACACGGGACGGAACGACCTACGTGTTCACGAGGGCATCGGGGACGTCGAACCGCTACGACCTGGGCAGCGAGCACCCGCTGATCGGCCGTGACGCCCCGGACCTCCGTCTGGAGGACGGCACCCGCCTCGCAGATCTGATGCAGGACGGACGGGGCGTCGTACTGGATCTCACCGCCGACCGCTCCCTGCACGGTCCGGCCACGCGCCGCAAGAGCCGGATCCGGTATGCGGCCGGGCCGGTGCGAAACGACCTCGGACTGCGTGCCGTGCTGGTCCGGCCCGACGGCACGGTCGCCTGGGCAACCGCCGACGACCCCGACCACACGCAGTTCGAACAGACCGCGGACCGTTGGTTCGGTGCCGCCGACCGCTGA
- a CDS encoding FAD-dependent oxidoreductase, which yields MNSPVTIIGAGLGGLVLARVLHVNGIPSRVYEADPSPAAREQGGMLDIHDYNGQLALQAADLMDDFHAIVVEGRQTMRVLDTDGTVLTDRADDGGGRPEVMRGELRRILLDSLPAGTVRWDHKASDVRALGKGSHEVTFACGCTVVTSLLVGADGAWSRVRSLLCDATPEYAGTSFVETYLFEADTRHTAAAKAVGGGSMIAPSPGKEIFAHRESGATVHTYAQLTRERDWFAAIDFTDSATATARIAQEFEGWAPELTALITDTDTPPVLRPHYALPTGLRWDRVPGVTLLGDAAHLAAPNGEGANLAMLDGAELGQALAAHPDDVEAALGAYEEAMFLRPTEEVMFDGAEVQGIDSEGNTAQGLVNMINEQGR from the coding sequence ATGAACAGCCCTGTCACGATCATCGGCGCCGGACTCGGCGGGCTCGTCCTGGCCCGCGTCCTGCACGTCAACGGCATCCCGTCCAGGGTCTACGAGGCCGATCCCTCCCCGGCCGCGCGCGAGCAGGGCGGAATGCTCGACATCCACGACTACAACGGGCAGCTCGCCCTCCAGGCGGCGGATCTGATGGACGATTTCCACGCGATCGTCGTCGAGGGGCGCCAGACGATGCGGGTCCTCGACACGGACGGGACCGTCCTGACGGACAGGGCCGACGACGGCGGCGGCCGCCCCGAGGTGATGCGCGGGGAGCTGCGACGGATACTGCTCGACTCGCTCCCGGCCGGCACCGTCCGGTGGGACCACAAGGCCAGCGACGTCCGTGCGCTCGGAAAGGGCAGCCACGAGGTGACGTTCGCCTGCGGGTGCACCGTGGTCACGAGCCTGCTGGTCGGCGCGGACGGCGCGTGGTCACGGGTCCGCTCGCTGCTGTGCGACGCCACCCCCGAGTACGCCGGCACCTCGTTCGTCGAGACCTACCTCTTCGAGGCCGACACCCGGCACACCGCTGCCGCGAAGGCGGTCGGCGGCGGGTCGATGATCGCGCCCTCGCCGGGCAAGGAGATCTTCGCCCACCGGGAGAGCGGGGCCACCGTGCACACCTACGCGCAACTCACCCGGGAGCGGGACTGGTTCGCCGCCATCGACTTCACCGATTCCGCCACCGCCACCGCACGGATCGCGCAGGAATTCGAGGGCTGGGCGCCGGAACTCACCGCGCTGATCACCGACACCGACACCCCACCGGTACTGCGCCCCCACTACGCCCTGCCGACCGGGCTCCGGTGGGACCGGGTGCCGGGCGTGACCCTGCTCGGCGACGCCGCCCACCTCGCGGCCCCGAACGGCGAGGGTGCCAACCTGGCCATGCTCGACGGCGCCGAACTCGGCCAGGCCCTCGCCGCGCACCCCGACGACGTCGAGGCCGCGCTCGGCGCGTACGAGGAGGCCATGTTCCTGCGCCCCACCGAAGAGGTCATGTTCGACGGCGCCGAGGTCCAGGGCATCGACTCCGAGGGCAACACGGCTCAGGGCCTGGTCAACATGATCAACGAGCAGGGCCGGTGA